From one Mytilus trossulus isolate FHL-02 chromosome 10, PNRI_Mtr1.1.1.hap1, whole genome shotgun sequence genomic stretch:
- the LOC134687443 gene encoding uncharacterized protein LOC134687443 yields the protein MRSEGSDAYVEEDTSSVLEDNTMASDKVTSAPGKKGKKRTSSRSKKDNLSDLESRMMTRIEQQDKQVNSMTETMGKLLDLLQNKCTDTGNEVPRSEHENQNTVTVEAFSAARRPLIPLNSAINEHQNSGDDIETLSVRISDSERQNSGFLFSAEGSENSRNSDHEDVNTCDSRSVLGKSGEHDRFQKYLGNRNEKSCETEKQDSSVSHTLGDKFGLDAYTSLKTDKTGLVLEQNQIDVLRGSWRSETPHKITSYKENYRLSFPIDASCQEYFNVPTMDNTVESLLMKRYGPKAAFGRVPSLFTKNLKSLERLAYQGQVAARMGLITTCYLQQASGNLLDNLTSDSQNLDSAIQNVRDIFALSTKSLDQTARTGAFHHMIRRRATMYDTGLNELRDYANTIVTLPLTADGIFGSQFDTKMKEKTDRNKQLAEVLPDNRRVTVGSQLGKRKPTATVTSESTFVKKPKFDSNFKIPKKNFGEFKSSGKQTQATKPWQSQRSGGAQTYKH from the exons ATGAGAAGTGAAGGCTCGGATGCCTATGTCGAGGAAGACACTTCTTCTGTGTTAGAGGATAATACAATGGCCTCCGACAAAGTCACTTCCGCTCCCGGGAAGAAAGGTAAGAAACGTACTTCTTCTCGTAGCAAGAAAGACAATTTGTCAGACTTAGAAAGTCGTATGATGACAAGAATTGAACAACAGGACAAACAAGTCAATTCTATGACTGAAACAATGGGTAAATTATTGGATTTACTTCAAAACAAGTGTACTGACACCGGAAATGAAGTTCCAAGGTCAGAACATGAGAACCAAAATACGGTCACAGTCGAGGCATTTAGTGCTGCTCGCAGACCTCTTATCCCGTTGAATAGTGCTATTAATGAGCACCAAAATAGCGGTGATGATATTGAAACACTATCTGTTCGAATTTCGGATTCAGAACGTCAAAATAGTGGCTTTTTATTCAGTGCAGAGGGCTCTGAGAATTCTAGAAATTCTGATCATGAAGATGTCAATACTTGTGACAGTAGATCAGTTTTAGGTAAATCTGGTGAACATGACAGGTTCCAGAAATATTTAGGTAACAGAAATGAGAAATCTTGTGAAACAGAGAAGCAAGATAGTTCTGTGAGTCATACACTAGGTGACAAGTTTGGTCTAGATGCTTATACGTCGTTAAAGACTGACAAAACAGGTTTAGTGTTAGAACAAAACCAAATTGATGTTTTACGTGGTTCTTGGAGATCAGAGACTCCTCACAAAATCACTAGTTATAAGGAAAATTATAGACTGAGTTTTCCAATAGATGCAAGTTGTCAAGAATACTTTAATGTACCGACAATGGACAATACAGTAGAAAGTTTACTGATGAAAAGATATGGTCCAAAGGCTGCTTTTGGCAGAGTCCCAAGTTTATTTACCAAGAACTTAAAGTCACTTGAAAGGTTGGCTTATCAGGGTCAAGTTGCGGCCCGCATGGGATTGATCACGACTTGTTATTTGCAACAAGCAAGTGGAAATTTATTGGATAATTTAACATCTGATTCACAAAATTTAGATAGTGCAATTCAGAATGTAAGAGACATATTTGCTTTGTCAACCAAAAGTTTAGATCAGACTGCGAGAACTGGTGCTTTTCACCACATGATACGTCGTCGTGCTACCATGTATGATACAGGTCTAAATGAACTAAGAGACTATGCTAACACAATTGTGACTTTACCATTAACAGCAGATGGTATATTTGGATCTCAGTTTGATACCAAAATGAAAGAGAAAACTGACAGAAATAAGCAATTAGCTGAAGTTTTACCTGATAATAGAAGAGTTACAGTTGGTTCACAGTTAGGtaagagaaaaccaacggcTACAGTTACTTCAGAGTCAACATTTGTGAAGAAGCCTAAATTTGACAGTAACTTTAAGATACCAAAGAAGAACTTTGGGGAGTTCAAGTCATCTGGTAAACAGACGCAAGCTACCAAACCATGG CAATCACAACGTTCAGGAGGTGCTCAGACTTACAAGCACTGA